One Trichosurus vulpecula isolate mTriVul1 chromosome 7, mTriVul1.pri, whole genome shotgun sequence genomic region harbors:
- the LOC118856161 gene encoding UDP-glucuronosyltransferase 1A1-like isoform X3, with translation MSGRPKPQYVLLLWIYCLAFAEGGKLLVVPQDGSHWLSMHGVLQEMQRRGHEIVVLAPAVTLYIKEAPFYTLVRYPVPFQMGELESHFCRMNHEVFEKLPPLENFFTTIERVRNATTLLLSVCSHLVYNKELMTHLGDNHFDAVFTDPFLPCGPVVAKYLSLPAVYFLHGLPCSLDYDATQCPSPPSYIPRGFSESTDHMTFLQRVKNMLVTLSQFFLCNFVYSPYAHLASELLKREVTVMDLLSYGSIWLLRSDFVMDFPRPIMPNMVFIGGINCAYTKPLSPEFEAYVNASGEHGVVVFSLGSMVSEIPMSKAMEIAEALGTIPQTVLWRYTGTTPSNLAKNTKLVKWLPQNDLLAHPKTRAFITHAGSHGIYEGLCNGVPMVLMPLFGDQMDNAKRMESRGAGVILNVLEMTSDDLSKALKTVINDQSYKENIMRLSALHRDRPISPLDLAVFWVEFVMRNKGAPHLRAAAHDLNWIQYHSLDVIAFLLAIVLTVVLIAVKCLKFCFQKCVGQKGKAKKATKPKSH, from the exons ATGTCTGGAAGACCGAAACCTCAATATGTGTTACTCCTTTGGATTTATTGCTTGGCATTTGCAGAGGGGGGCAAGCTGTTGGTGGTTCCACAGGATGGCAGTCATTGGCTTAGTATGCATGGGGTCCTTCAAGAGATGCAGCGAAGAGGACATGAGATCGTGGTGCTTGCCCCTGCAGTGACTTTATATATCAAAGAAGCACCATTTTATACCCTCGTACGGTACCCAGTGCCCTTCCAAATGGGAGAGCTGGAATCCCATTTCTGTAGGATGAATCATGAAGTTTTTGAGAAATTACCACCTTTGGAAAATTTTTTCACAACAATAGAGAGAGTAAGAAATGCCACAACTTTGCTTCTGTCTGTCTGCTCGCACTTGGTTTACAACAAAGAGCTGATGACCCATCTTGGTGACAACCACTTTGATGCTGTCTTCACAGACCCTTTCCTACCATGTGGCCCAGTTGTAGCCAAATATCTCTCTTTGCCTGCTGTCTACTTTTTGCATGGATTGCCATGCAGTTTAGACTATGATGCCACACAGTGCCCCAGTCCTCCTTCTTACATTCCTCGAGGGTTCTCAGAGAGCACAGATCACATGACATTTTTGCAGAGAGTTAAAAACATGCTGGTTACTCTATCCCAGttctttctttgtaattttgtgtaCTCCCCATATGCACATCTTGCTTCTGAACTGCTAAAGAGAGAGGTGACTGTTATGGACCTTCTGAGCTATGGTTCCATTTGGCTTCTGAGAAGTGATTTTGTAATGGACTTTCCCAGGCCAATCATGCCCAATATGGTTTTCATTGGGGGAATAAACTGTGCTTACACAAAACCATTATCTCCG GAATTTGAAGCCTATGTGAATGCTTCTGGGGAACACGGAGTTGTGGTCTTCTCGCTGGGCTCTATGGTCTCAGAAATCCCAATGAGCAAAGCCATGGAAATCGCTGAAGCTTTGGGCACAATACCTCAGACA GTATTGTGGCGATACACTGGAACAACACCATCTAATCTAGCCAAGAATACCAAACTTGTGAAATGGCTTCCACAGAATGATCTGCTTG CTCACCCAAAGACCCGGGCATTCATCACTCATGCTGGATCTCACGGGATCTATGAAGGGCTGTGTAATGGAGTGCCCATGGTGTTGATGCCTTTGTTTGGAGATCAGATGGACAATGCTAAACGCATGGAGTCAAGAGGGGCAGGAGTGATCCTGAATGTCCTTGAAATGACATCTGATGATCTCAGCAAGGCACTGAAGACTGTTATCAATGACCAAAG cTACAAGGAAAACATCATGCGCCTGTCAGCTCTTCACAGAGATCGGCCTATCAGCCCCCTTGACCTTGCTGTGTTCTGGGTTGAATTTGTGATGAGAAACAAAGGGGCCCCACATTTACGTGCTGCCGCCCATGACCTCAACTGGATCCAGTACCATTCCTTGGATGTCATTGCTTTCCTCCTGGCTATTGTATTGACTGTTGTACTAATTGCTGTAAAATGCCTCAAGTTTTGTTTCCAGAAATGCGTTGgccaaaaaggaaaagctaagAAAGCCACCAAACCTAAGTCTCATTGA